A window from Hymenobacter volaticus encodes these proteins:
- a CDS encoding dicarboxylate/amino acid:cation symporter has product MLLTVLSNYQLLSLDPAVARAARWLFLAAFVAYGVQRRSLTFWIVVSMFVGAEIGNDFPEFAVNLKVLSDVFLRLVKTIIAPLVFATLVVGIAGHADLKQVGKMGLKALVYFEVITTFALFIGLAAINLTKAGVGISQAGVAAEAEKLEPVKQTTSDIILHIFPENIAKSVAEGQVLQVVVFAIIFAIGLAMVHQNKRRPMLEIIDSLSEVMFKFTNVVMFFAPIGVGGALAYTVGKMGFEPLKNAFYLLLTLYAALLAFLLLVLLPVALLMRIPVKRFVQAIAEPVSIAFATTSSEAALPRAMEAMEGIGVPRRIVAFVMPTGYSFNLDGTTLYLSLAAVFVAQAAGVDLSFGQQLVMVFTLMLTSKGVAGVPRASLVILLATVASFNLPSWPVFIILGIDALMDMARTAVNVIGNCLATAVVARWEGEFVDNYVAPEPIEGLAEVDSSLVQQSH; this is encoded by the coding sequence GTGTTGCTTACTGTTCTCTCCAATTATCAGCTACTTTCCCTCGACCCCGCAGTGGCTCGAGCAGCGCGCTGGTTGTTTCTGGCTGCCTTTGTGGCCTATGGTGTTCAACGCCGCTCCCTCACGTTCTGGATTGTGGTTAGCATGTTTGTTGGGGCCGAAATTGGCAATGACTTCCCGGAATTTGCCGTAAACCTGAAGGTGCTTAGTGACGTGTTCTTGCGGCTCGTCAAAACTATTATTGCGCCGCTGGTATTTGCCACGCTGGTGGTAGGCATTGCTGGCCACGCCGACTTAAAGCAAGTGGGCAAAATGGGCCTCAAGGCCCTGGTGTACTTCGAGGTTATTACCACGTTTGCCCTTTTTATCGGGTTGGCGGCCATTAACCTCACCAAGGCTGGGGTCGGCATCAGCCAAGCGGGTGTAGCCGCCGAAGCCGAGAAGCTGGAGCCCGTGAAGCAAACGACTTCGGATATTATCCTGCACATCTTCCCTGAGAACATTGCCAAATCGGTGGCCGAAGGGCAGGTTTTGCAAGTGGTGGTATTTGCCATCATCTTCGCTATCGGGCTGGCGATGGTGCATCAGAACAAGCGCCGCCCGATGCTGGAAATAATCGACAGCTTGTCGGAGGTGATGTTTAAATTCACCAACGTAGTCATGTTCTTTGCCCCAATTGGGGTGGGTGGCGCCTTGGCGTACACCGTGGGTAAGATGGGTTTCGAGCCGCTTAAGAATGCTTTTTATCTGCTGCTTACGCTCTATGCGGCGCTGCTGGCGTTCTTGCTGCTGGTGTTGCTGCCCGTGGCGTTGCTGATGCGCATTCCGGTTAAGCGTTTTGTACAAGCCATTGCCGAACCTGTGAGTATCGCCTTTGCTACCACGTCGTCGGAGGCCGCGTTGCCGCGGGCTATGGAAGCCATGGAAGGCATCGGGGTTCCGCGCCGTATTGTGGCTTTTGTGATGCCAACTGGCTACTCCTTCAACCTCGATGGCACTACGCTTTACTTGTCGTTGGCGGCAGTGTTTGTGGCGCAGGCCGCGGGCGTTGATTTGTCGTTTGGGCAGCAGCTCGTGATGGTGTTTACGCTGATGCTTACTTCTAAGGGTGTAGCGGGCGTACCGCGGGCGTCCCTCGTGATTTTGCTGGCTACGGTGGCTTCGTTCAACTTGCCTTCCTGGCCGGTGTTCATCATCCTGGGCATTGATGCCTTGATGGACATGGCCCGGACTGCGGTCAACGTAATCGGCAACTGCCTGGCTACGGCCGTAGTGGCCCGCTGGGAAGGTGAATTCGTTGACAACTATGTAGCTCCCGAGCCCATTGAAGGCTTAGCGGAAGTTGATAGCAGCTTGGTCCAGCAGTCACATTAG
- a CDS encoding enolase C-terminal domain-like protein, whose amino-acid sequence MQLEFTALLHAGLDRIRTEGELQEFLAAHPPAHALRFAIESAFVQWAATEAGQPVWQWLGAPEPARAVPTAFTLPIMAPGEVAEFVREQQMARFQILKVKVNEESGYDLLREITRLLPGRPLIIDGNEAWKDADAVLTFVERVSPLPGLQVRLLEQPLPATHATDYQYMRSRSPWPLFADESVTDSADFEAIAQQFHGVNMKLMKAGGYRNGLRILRETRAYGLQTMMGCMVETSLAIWGHCKSVA is encoded by the coding sequence TTGCAGCTAGAGTTCACAGCTTTGCTGCATGCGGGCTTAGATAGAATACGGACTGAGGGTGAGTTGCAGGAGTTTTTGGCGGCCCATCCACCGGCACACGCCTTGCGCTTTGCCATCGAATCGGCGTTTGTGCAGTGGGCCGCAACTGAGGCGGGTCAGCCGGTCTGGCAATGGCTAGGCGCCCCCGAACCAGCCCGCGCCGTACCCACGGCCTTTACGCTGCCTATCATGGCCCCCGGCGAAGTAGCCGAGTTTGTGCGAGAGCAGCAGATGGCCCGCTTTCAGATTCTGAAAGTGAAAGTGAACGAGGAAAGCGGCTACGACCTATTGCGCGAAATCACGCGCCTGCTGCCCGGCCGGCCACTCATCATCGACGGCAACGAAGCTTGGAAGGATGCCGATGCTGTGCTGACTTTTGTGGAGCGAGTGTCACCTTTGCCCGGCTTGCAGGTGCGCCTACTCGAGCAGCCCCTGCCCGCCACTCACGCCACCGACTACCAGTATATGCGTAGCCGCTCGCCTTGGCCGCTCTTCGCCGATGAATCCGTAACGGACTCAGCCGATTTCGAAGCCATAGCGCAGCAGTTTCACGGCGTAAACATGAAGCTTATGAAGGCAGGTGGCTACCGTAACGGGCTACGTATTTTGCGCGAAACCCGAGCGTATGGCCTCCAAACCATGATGGGGTGCATGGTCGAAACTTCGTTGGCAATCTGGGGGCACTGCAAATCAGTGGCCTAG
- a CDS encoding DUF6799 domain-containing protein: MNILHKLLFLLLFFSSALAAPHQIAAQSKTAPPAGTIATNSTDRFVLQDGAVVLVQGSRSSPLSKNVMLSNGTKINYKSGIVEFATGKKTTLREGDYVKMNGDIVYATPASAAAARSDNSVPATAQYNKYVERGTTVTSTAVAATPVSEELTGLLTRKIQLLNQKISLMTPNPANQAALDKLNQQLKTLDAQINR; encoded by the coding sequence ATGAATATACTGCATAAGCTACTTTTTCTGCTGCTATTCTTCTCATCTGCTCTTGCCGCCCCACATCAGATTGCGGCTCAATCCAAAACCGCGCCACCTGCCGGGACAATTGCCACTAATTCAACGGACCGGTTTGTTCTGCAAGATGGTGCTGTTGTGTTGGTGCAAGGAAGTCGTTCAAGTCCGCTTTCCAAGAATGTGATGCTGTCTAATGGCACCAAAATAAATTATAAAAGCGGAATAGTCGAATTTGCGACGGGTAAGAAAACGACGCTCCGAGAAGGCGACTACGTGAAAATGAACGGCGACATTGTGTATGCCACGCCTGCCAGCGCCGCCGCAGCCCGCAGCGACAATTCGGTACCGGCTACTGCGCAATACAACAAGTATGTGGAGCGCGGTACCACTGTCACAAGCACTGCCGTAGCGGCAACGCCCGTTTCCGAGGAACTGACGGGCTTACTCACGCGCAAAATTCAGCTCCTGAACCAGAAGATCAGCTTGATGACACCCAATCCTGCCAACCAAGCGGCTTTGGACAAGCTCAACCAGCAACTCAAGACGCTCGATGCGCAAATAAATCGATGA
- a CDS encoding MarR family winged helix-turn-helix transcriptional regulator, translated as MKIEDEIKQPVFKDAFQKGLINLVYTAGWVQQRNSSQFKQFGITLPQFNILRILRGQHPKPATVNLLIERMLDKTSNASRIVDKLEAKKLVTRTVCPSNRRAVDICITDSGLALLLEIDKILEREPLLNKLTDDEVTQLSDLLDKIRD; from the coding sequence ATGAAAATAGAAGACGAAATCAAACAGCCAGTCTTTAAAGATGCCTTTCAGAAGGGGTTAATCAACCTAGTATACACCGCCGGGTGGGTGCAGCAGCGCAACTCAAGCCAGTTCAAGCAATTCGGCATTACGCTGCCGCAGTTCAACATACTCCGTATTCTGCGCGGTCAGCATCCTAAGCCTGCTACCGTCAATCTGCTCATAGAGCGCATGCTGGATAAGACCAGCAACGCTTCCCGTATTGTCGATAAGCTGGAAGCCAAAAAGCTTGTGACGCGCACAGTGTGCCCTAGCAACCGCCGCGCCGTCGATATCTGCATCACGGATTCGGGCCTAGCCTTATTGCTTGAAATAGACAAAATTCTTGAGCGTGAGCCGCTGCTCAACAAGCTAACCGACGACGAAGTCACGCAGCTCAGCGACTTATTAGATAAAATCCGCGACTGA
- a CDS encoding YceI family protein, producing the protein MKKIILPALLAFSVLVAPAMAGAPSTDKAPVSSHKAADKTFKLQTQLSTLGWVGKKVTGQHNGNVQFKDGTVVVRGNQIVGGMFTVDMNSLKIEDIKDAETNGKLLGHLRSDDFFSIDKNPTSTFNITKVTPMKADAAGNNATITGDLTIKGITKPISFPAKVGVKGNLASASGTATIDRTKFDIKYGSKSFFESIGDKAIMDEFTMSFNVIAKNEPGESASAKPAKASK; encoded by the coding sequence ATGAAAAAGATTATTTTGCCAGCTCTGTTAGCATTTTCGGTGCTCGTAGCTCCTGCAATGGCCGGCGCGCCTTCAACCGACAAAGCCCCAGTTTCCAGCCACAAGGCTGCCGATAAAACGTTCAAGCTCCAGACACAATTGAGCACCCTGGGCTGGGTAGGCAAGAAGGTTACGGGTCAGCACAACGGCAACGTGCAGTTCAAAGACGGCACTGTAGTCGTGCGTGGCAACCAGATCGTAGGTGGCATGTTCACCGTGGATATGAACTCGTTGAAAATCGAGGACATCAAGGATGCCGAAACCAACGGCAAATTGCTGGGCCATCTTCGTTCCGATGATTTCTTCTCCATCGACAAAAACCCAACGTCTACTTTCAACATCACGAAAGTAACGCCAATGAAAGCTGATGCTGCTGGCAACAACGCCACCATTACCGGCGACCTGACCATCAAAGGCATCACCAAGCCCATCAGCTTTCCCGCTAAAGTGGGCGTAAAAGGCAACTTGGCTTCTGCCAGCGGTACCGCCACTATCGACCGTACCAAGTTCGACATCAAATATGGCTCGAAGTCGTTCTTCGAAAGCATCGGTGACAAAGCCATCATGGATGAGTTCACGATGAGCTTCAACGTTATTGCTAAGAATGAGCCCGGCGAAAGCGCTTCCGCTAAGCCAGCTAAAGCATCCAAGTAA
- a CDS encoding ATP-dependent Clp protease adaptor ClpS, with protein MNSKPQIDYDEDVLLLEETTDVRDLIVYNDDINTFDHVIKTLIDVCGHEPEQAEQCTLLIHYKGQCTVKHGVYDELAAMCTAIHDRGISADVL; from the coding sequence ATGAATAGCAAACCACAAATCGACTACGACGAAGACGTCTTGTTGTTGGAAGAAACCACTGATGTGCGTGACCTAATTGTATACAACGACGACATCAATACTTTCGACCACGTCATCAAAACTCTCATCGATGTGTGCGGCCACGAGCCGGAACAGGCCGAGCAGTGCACCTTGCTCATCCACTACAAAGGGCAGTGCACCGTAAAGCACGGTGTCTACGATGAATTGGCGGCCATGTGCACCGCCATCCACGACCGAGGCATTTCGGCCGACGTTTTATAA
- the recR gene encoding recombination mediator RecR, with amino-acid sequence MDFPSKLIENAVGELSKLPGIGKKTALRLALHLLKAETDTTASLAEALAKMRFEIRYCDTCHNISDTPECTICANKLRDHSTICVVSDIRDVIAIENTGQYKGGYHVLGGVISPIEGVGPSDLQIDSLVGRISASDSEIKEVILAISPTMEGDTTAFYLSRRLRDFAEVHISSIARGIPMGGELEYADEITLGRSIVERQRQAK; translated from the coding sequence ATGGATTTTCCTTCTAAACTGATTGAAAACGCCGTTGGGGAACTGTCCAAGCTGCCCGGCATCGGTAAAAAAACTGCGTTGCGCCTAGCGCTCCATCTGCTCAAAGCCGAAACGGATACCACCGCTTCATTGGCCGAGGCACTGGCCAAAATGCGCTTCGAGATACGCTATTGCGACACTTGCCACAACATTTCCGATACGCCTGAGTGCACCATTTGCGCCAATAAGCTCCGCGACCATAGCACCATTTGCGTGGTGTCGGACATTCGCGACGTAATTGCCATCGAAAACACGGGTCAGTATAAAGGCGGCTACCATGTGCTCGGTGGCGTTATTTCGCCTATCGAAGGTGTAGGCCCTAGTGATCTGCAAATCGACTCGTTGGTGGGACGCATCAGCGCATCCGACTCAGAAATCAAGGAAGTAATTCTGGCCATCAGCCCTACCATGGAAGGCGATACCACTGCTTTCTATCTTTCGCGCAGGCTGCGCGACTTTGCCGAAGTACACATCAGCTCGATTGCCCGCGGTATTCCAATGGGCGGCGAGTTGGAGTATGCCGATG